Sequence from the Herbaspirillum sp. meg3 genome:
GCGAGGATCGCTTCCATGATGCGGCTGGCGATCTGAATCGAGGATTTGATGGCGTCTGTGCTCATATCTCCACTACAGCAATATGCGTGCCATGTATTCCAATCTGATATACAAGATTGACGTACAGAAATAGCCTACTTATTACCAGAGTGAGAGGAGCATCCTACGTACGCCCTGAAGCTGTTTTTGGCGTAGGCCTATGCTACGCGGGGCATTGCGGCGATTCACTTTGGAATGCAGATCATCACCGGAATGGTGCATCTTGTATACCAGTTCACGATAACGGAGCGTTTTCAAGTCGCCAAAATGCAAGCCGCCCGCTGCTTTTGAGGGCGGCGGGCGGTGAAGAAAGCTAACAAGGAGCGCCGGAAAAGCCGCTCTATCTATATAGAGATAGAGGTGCAGGGTCGGCGGTCAGGTTTTGGAGGCTTCCAGGGATGCATTGCTGTCGCTGCTCTCGGCCTTGTCGGCGAAAGCTGCCAGCGCCTTCACCGCAGGCTTGCGCGTTGTGCGTCCGCTCAGGGCGCCACCTTCATACGGTACGCGGCCTGACGGCACCACGGCGGAGGCCAGTTGGACGTGGCCTTCCTGATCATCGAAGAACATGTGCGCGCCAAACGCGTGCAATACGTCCGCCTTGGGGAGGCCGCCGAGGAAGAAGGCTTCGTCGACCGTGACGTTCCAGGTACGCAGCGTGTGGATCACGCGTTTGTGCGCCGGGCTGTTGCGTGCGGTGACGATGGCGATACGCACCGGGCAGGTCGCAGGCGTAAATTGCTTCTGGATTTCCGACAAGGCGAACAGCAGCTTGGCCAGCGGGCCTTCTTTCATGGCCTTGTTGCGATGGCGCTGTTCGTGGCGGACAAAGGCTTCCAGGCCTTTTTCGGCATAGATGCGTTCGGACTCGGGCGAGAAGAGCACGGCGTCGCCGTCGAAGGCGATGCGGATCTGGTTTTCCGGCGGGATGTAATTGGTGGGCGCGGTATATAGCTGCGCCGCCGCGACGCCGCCGTCGATGGCGTCCTGAACGTCGTCCTGATCACGCGAGAGAAACAGGTCGATCTTGAACGCTTCCAGATAATGCACGATCGGTTCGCCGCCGGTGAAGGCCGCGCGGCTGATGTCGAGCTTGTGGGCCTCGATGGCGTTGAATGCGCGCAGACCGGTGTCGGGCGTATTGCGTGAGATGACCACCACTTCCACCAGGCGGCGGCCGGGAATCAGGTGATTCAGTTTGAGCAGCGCCTTGACCAGCGGGAAGGCCGTGCCCGGGAGCAGCGGGTCGTTTTCGTGTTCGCGCTGGTAGGCGGTATAGGCTTCCACGCCTTCGTTGTCGAAGATGGCGTTTTCGTGTTCGAGGTCGAACAGCGCGCGCGATGAAATGCCGATGACCAGCATGCCGGAAAGATCGTAAGCCATGTCTCTTTAACTCGTTCGGACTGCAAAATGGGATGCGTGCAGTGTGCCACAGATGCCATTTTCACCCTAGTTATGTAGTGATTTTGCCCCATGCCGGATCTGCATGAGGTGTCTTCGCCTACTTTTCATCTCGTATTTGTACGCTATCTCCGTCAAAACACATGATATTGCTTTCATTTTTGATAAATATTGCCTGAAAGTATTTTGTAGTGACGGATTGCATCGCGCTACATAAATTTGTATGATGACCGTATAACTTAATCAAAAACGACGAGACATTCATGTTCCAAAAGATTCCGGTGCAGGCGCTCAGCGACACGGTAGCGCGGCAATTGCTGGAGAAAATCGATCTGGGCGCGTTCCCCCGCGGCGGCAAATTGCCGACCGAGGCCGTGCTGGCGCAGGAATTCGGCGTCAGCCGCACTGTTGTGCGCGAGGCGATCTCCCGGCTCAAGCATGAAGGCGTGGTCGAACCGCGTCAGGGCAGCGGCGTGTTCGTTACCGAGCAAGCGGGTATCAAGCCGTTGCGCATCGATTACACCGAAGTGAGCTCTCCCGAAGCGGTCTTGCAGATCGTCGAGTTGCGTCGCGCCATTGAGGCTGAAGTGGCGGCGCAGGCGGCCAAGCGCCGTACCGATGCCGACATGGTCGCCATCGACAGCGCGTTGGCGCGTATCGGCATGGATGTGAAAGAGGGCGGCGATGGTGTTGCCGCCGACGTCGCTTTTCATCGCGCGCTGGCGACGGCGACGCGCAATCCGTATTTCATCAAGACGCTGGAATTTCTCAGTCAGTACCTGGAAGCTGCGACGACGGTGACGCGTGGTAACGAAGCGCGGCGTGACGATTTTTCACGCCAGGTGCGCGAAGAGCACGAGGCAATCGTCGCCGCGATTCGTGCCGGCGACGAGATGGCAGCGCGTGCAGCGGCACAGACGCATATGTTCAATGCGGCCCGGCGATTAGGTCAGGCCGGGTAGCAAAAATAAATACTCGCAATAAAAATCGCAGTACAACTCGTACTTAAAATTTCAACCAGGCGCAGCGTGCCACGGTCCTCGAGTTCCGATCTGAGTGATCCACAGCCAACGCCGCCGTAATCAGTGGAGTCGACGATGTCTAAAAATGTTGGTGTGATCGGTCTGGGAGCAATGGGTCTGGGTGTTGCGCGCTCGCTGCTGCGTGCAGGGTTCAAGGTGCACGCCTGTGACGTGCGCAAGGAAGTGCTGGATAAGTTTGCTGCCGAGGGCGGCGTTGCCTGCGCCAACCCTGCCGAGATGGGCAAGGCCGTCGACGTGGTCGTCACGCTGGTGGTCAATGCTGCGCAAACCGAGACCGTGTTGTTTGGCGAGAACGGCGCCGCATCGACATTGAAGCCCGGCAGTGTCGTGATTTCCAGTGCCACGGTCGCGCCGGATTTCTCGATCGCATTGGGTCAGCGTCTCGCTGAAAAAGGTTTGCTCATGCTGGACGCGCCGGTGTCAGGGGGTGCTGCGCGCGCCGCATCGGGCGAGATGACAATGATGACCTCCGGCCCGGCCGACGTCTACGCAAAGATCGAAGACGTATTGACAGGCATGGCCGGTAAAGTCTATCGCCTGGGTGATGTCCACGGTGTCGGCTCCAAGGTCAAGATCATCAACCAATTGCTGGCGGGCGTGCATATTGCCGCATCGGCGGAAGCCATGGCACTGGGTCTGCGTGAGGGCGTCAACGCCGATGCCTTGTATGAAGTCATCACGCACAGCGCCGGTAATTCGTGGATGTTTGAAAATCGCGTACCGCATATTCTCAATGGCGACTACACGCCGCTGTCGGCTGTCGATATTTTCGTCAAGGATCTGGGCCTGGTGCTGGACACTGCTCGCCGCAGCAAATTCCCACTGCCGCTGTCGGCTGCCGCACATCAGATGTTCATGATGGCGTCGACCGCCGGTCATGGCGGCGAAGATGATTCCGCCGTGATCAAGATTTTCCCGGGTATCGATCTGCCGCCGTCAAAAAAGTAAACACAGCAAACACAGCATAGCAACACAGGAGTTGACCATGTCTCAAGCCCAAGCCAAGCCTCTACTCGGCTGCATCGCCGACGATTTTACCGGCGCGACCGATCTCGCCAACATGCTGGTGCGCGGCGGTATGCGTACTGTGCAAACCATCGGTATCCCTGAGCAAATGCCCGCCGTCGAAGTCGACGCGCTGGTGATCGCACTCAAGTCGCGCACGATTCCTGCCGCCGAAGCGGTCGAGCAATCGCTGGCTGCGTTGCGCTGGTTGCAGCAGCAAGGCTGCACGCAATTCTTCTTCAAGTATTGCTCCACGTTTGACTCCACCGACGCCGGCAACATCGGCCAGGTGACCGACGCGTTGCTCAAAGAACTGGGTGCTGACTTCACCATTGCCTGCCCGGCTTTCCCGGAGAACGGCCGCACCATTTATCGCGGCTATCTCTTCGTCGCCGACGCGCTGCTCAATGAGTCGGGGATGGAAAATCATCCGCTTACGCCGATGACCGATGCCAATCTCGTGCGCGTGCTGCAACGTCAGACCGAGTCCAAGGTCGGCCTGGTGCGTTATGACACGGTGGCCAAGGATGCCGCTGCCGTGACTGAACGCTTCACAGCGCTGCGTACTGATGGCGTGAAGATGGCCATCGCTGACGCCGTCTCCGATCGTGATTTGTACGTGTTGGGCGAGGCATGCGCTGAGTTGAAACTGGTCACAGGCGGTTCAGGCATTGCACTCGGCTTGCCGGAGAATTTCCGCCGTGCCGGATTGCTACATGCAGCAGGCGAAGCAGCGCAATTGCCCAAGGTTGATGGCTTGTCGGTGGTGCTGGCAGGCAGCGCCTCGAAGGCCACCAACGCGCAGGTCGCCGAGTGGAAGTCGAAGCATCCCGCTTACCGTATCGACCCGCTGGCTTTGGCGCGCGGCGAAGCGGTCGTGGCACAGGCACTGGCCTTTGCCGACGAACATATCAAGAAAGAACCGGTGCTGATTTACGCCACGGCGACACCCGACGAAGTGAAGTCGGTGCAAAAAGAACTGGGCGTTGCGAAAGCGGGCCATCTGGTGGAGCAGGCTCTGGCCGATGTTGCCAAGGGTTTGCGCGAACGCGGCGTGCGCCAGTTCGTAGTTGCAGGAGGTGAAACTTCCGGCGCGGTGGTGCAGGCGCTCGACGTGCGCGCATTGCGCATCGGACCGCAGATCGATCCGGGCGTCCCCGCGACGGCCACGCTCGATGATCAACCGTTGGCACTCGCGCTGAAGTCGGGCAATTTCGGCAGTGTTGATTTCTTTGAAAAGGCGTTGCGCTTCCTCGGCGGAGCCAAGGAGTGAGTATGAACAAAGAGTTCCAACTGCGCGAAGAGATCTGCCGCACCGGCGCCAGTCTTTATCAGCGCGGCTATACCGTCGGATCTGCCGGCAACATCAGCGCGCGGCTGCCGGATGGCGAAGGCTGGCTGATCACGCCGACGGACGCCTGTCTCGGCTATCTCGACCCGGCCAGTATTGCCAAAGTCGATGCGGGCGGCAACTGGGTGTCGGGCGACAAGCCGTCCAAGACGCTGGCGCTGCACCGCATGGTCTACGACAACAATCCGGAGATGCACGGCGTTGTTCACACGCACTCGACTTATCTGGTCAACCTGACCATCAAGGGTGTCTGGTCACAGGACGATGTGCTGCCGCCGATTACGCCGTATTACGTGATGAAGGTCGGTCATATCCCATTGATTTCTTATCGTCGTCCGGGCGATCCGCTGGTGGCGGAACAAGTGAAGCAACTCGCCAACAAGGTGCGCGGCGTATTGCTTGAGCGCCTCGGTCCGGTGGTGTGGGAAAGCTCTGTGTCCAAGGCAGCCTACGCATTGGAAGAACTGGAAGAAACCGCCAAGCTGTGGCATCTGGCAGGCGGCAACGTTGCACCTCTGGATGAGGCTGCATTGCGAGAGTTACGCGAGGTGTTCAACGCGCGCTGGTAGTCATTCAGCGATCCGGATCGGCTCCAACAAAAACAAAAAGCAATCAAACAGGGATGCCGTCCATAACCGGTATCCCGGCGGCAGCATTCACTTTTTTTGCCGGCCAAGCATCAGCCGATTGGGTATCAGTACGTCAGATTTTTAGATTGCCTGCGCATGTTTCATTCAAGCAGGCGCCATAAACCAACGGCCGTGGGAGCGGCTGTATTAAATCAACAGGAGATTGTCGTAGCATGACTGCATCAACCACACTCGGAGCCGAGTCTAAGCCTAACCAGGGTTCCAGCGCCAACGAACAAGAAAAAAAACGCGTCTATGCAAAAGTATTCTGGCGCATCATGCCTTTCCTCATGCTGTGCTACGTCATCGCGTATCTGGATCGCGTCAACGTCGGCTTTGCCAAGCTGCAAATGTCGGTCGACCTCGGCTTCAGCGAAACCGTGTTCGGCCTCGGCGCCGGCGTATTCTTCATCGGCTACTTCCTCTTCGAAGTGCCAAGCAACATCCTGATGCACAAGGTCGGCGCACGCGTCTGGATTGCCCGCATCATGATCACCTGGGGCATTCTGTCGGCAGCCTTCATGTACGTTGAAACCCCGATGCAGTTCTATGTGTTGCGCTTCTTGCTCGGGTTGGCTGAAGCCGGCTTCTATCCCGGCATCATCCTGTATCTGACTTACTGGTATCCATCGCATCGCCGTGCCAAGGTGATTGCCGTGTTCATGTCGGGTATCCCGGTTGCCGGCATTCTCGGCAACCCGTTGTCGGGCTGGATCATGGACGCCTTCCACGGCACCACCGGCATGCACGGCTGGCAATGGATGTTCGTCATCGAAGCGATTCCTGCCGTCCTGATCGGTCTGGCAACACTGGCCTATCTGGACAACGGCATCGCCAAGGCGAAGTGGCTCAAGGACGACGAAAAGAAATTGCTGGAAGACGAAATCATCGCCGACCAAAAGGGCAAGGAAAGCGTGCATTCGTTTGCAGACATCGTCGGCGACAAGCGTGTATGGCTGATGTGCCTGATCTATTTCTGCTTCGTCATGGGCCAGTACGGTCTGACACTGTGGATGCCGACCCTGGTCAAGGCGACCGGCGTGACCGGCAACCTGCACATTGGTCTGCTGAGCGCGATTCCCTTCGGCTGCGCGATCATCGCAATGAACC
This genomic interval carries:
- a CDS encoding 5'-nucleotidase — translated: MAYDLSGMLVIGISSRALFDLEHENAIFDNEGVEAYTAYQREHENDPLLPGTAFPLVKALLKLNHLIPGRRLVEVVVISRNTPDTGLRAFNAIEAHKLDISRAAFTGGEPIVHYLEAFKIDLFLSRDQDDVQDAIDGGVAAAQLYTAPTNYIPPENQIRIAFDGDAVLFSPESERIYAEKGLEAFVRHEQRHRNKAMKEGPLAKLLFALSEIQKQFTPATCPVRIAIVTARNSPAHKRVIHTLRTWNVTVDEAFFLGGLPKADVLHAFGAHMFFDDQEGHVQLASAVVPSGRVPYEGGALSGRTTRKPAVKALAAFADKAESSDSNASLEASKT
- a CDS encoding FadR/GntR family transcriptional regulator; its protein translation is MFQKIPVQALSDTVARQLLEKIDLGAFPRGGKLPTEAVLAQEFGVSRTVVREAISRLKHEGVVEPRQGSGVFVTEQAGIKPLRIDYTEVSSPEAVLQIVELRRAIEAEVAAQAAKRRTDADMVAIDSALARIGMDVKEGGDGVAADVAFHRALATATRNPYFIKTLEFLSQYLEAATTVTRGNEARRDDFSRQVREEHEAIVAAIRAGDEMAARAAAQTHMFNAARRLGQAG
- the ltnD gene encoding L-threonate dehydrogenase, with translation MSKNVGVIGLGAMGLGVARSLLRAGFKVHACDVRKEVLDKFAAEGGVACANPAEMGKAVDVVVTLVVNAAQTETVLFGENGAASTLKPGSVVISSATVAPDFSIALGQRLAEKGLLMLDAPVSGGAARAASGEMTMMTSGPADVYAKIEDVLTGMAGKVYRLGDVHGVGSKVKIINQLLAGVHIAASAEAMALGLREGVNADALYEVITHSAGNSWMFENRVPHILNGDYTPLSAVDIFVKDLGLVLDTARRSKFPLPLSAAAHQMFMMASTAGHGGEDDSAVIKIFPGIDLPPSKK
- the otnK gene encoding 3-oxo-tetronate kinase; protein product: MSQAQAKPLLGCIADDFTGATDLANMLVRGGMRTVQTIGIPEQMPAVEVDALVIALKSRTIPAAEAVEQSLAALRWLQQQGCTQFFFKYCSTFDSTDAGNIGQVTDALLKELGADFTIACPAFPENGRTIYRGYLFVADALLNESGMENHPLTPMTDANLVRVLQRQTESKVGLVRYDTVAKDAAAVTERFTALRTDGVKMAIADAVSDRDLYVLGEACAELKLVTGGSGIALGLPENFRRAGLLHAAGEAAQLPKVDGLSVVLAGSASKATNAQVAEWKSKHPAYRIDPLALARGEAVVAQALAFADEHIKKEPVLIYATATPDEVKSVQKELGVAKAGHLVEQALADVAKGLRERGVRQFVVAGGETSGAVVQALDVRALRIGPQIDPGVPATATLDDQPLALALKSGNFGSVDFFEKALRFLGGAKE
- a CDS encoding aldolase: MNKEFQLREEICRTGASLYQRGYTVGSAGNISARLPDGEGWLITPTDACLGYLDPASIAKVDAGGNWVSGDKPSKTLALHRMVYDNNPEMHGVVHTHSTYLVNLTIKGVWSQDDVLPPITPYYVMKVGHIPLISYRRPGDPLVAEQVKQLANKVRGVLLERLGPVVWESSVSKAAYALEELEETAKLWHLAGGNVAPLDEAALRELREVFNARW
- a CDS encoding MFS transporter gives rise to the protein MTASTTLGAESKPNQGSSANEQEKKRVYAKVFWRIMPFLMLCYVIAYLDRVNVGFAKLQMSVDLGFSETVFGLGAGVFFIGYFLFEVPSNILMHKVGARVWIARIMITWGILSAAFMYVETPMQFYVLRFLLGLAEAGFYPGIILYLTYWYPSHRRAKVIAVFMSGIPVAGILGNPLSGWIMDAFHGTTGMHGWQWMFVIEAIPAVLIGLATLAYLDNGIAKAKWLKDDEKKLLEDEIIADQKGKESVHSFADIVGDKRVWLMCLIYFCFVMGQYGLTLWMPTLVKATGVTGNLHIGLLSAIPFGCAIIAMNLIGRSADARRERRWHLIVPAMMGAVGFVGAALFADNTAISIASLSLAAAGVLTCAPLFWSLPTSFLTGAAAAVGIAAINSVGNLAGFVSPYLIGYLKDLTHNGATGMYMLAIMLVIGSAAVLKTSPKLVNK